The Mammaliicoccus sciuri genome window below encodes:
- a CDS encoding amino acid ABC transporter ATP-binding protein, which produces MIKVNDLHKSFGKNEVLKGINLNIEKGEVVAIIGPSGSGKSTLLRCLNLLEEPSSGQIVFENNELTNTKGAKLDQLRQKMGMVFQGFNLFPHKKVIENITLTPLTLKKGQKSELEDQAKQLLKKVGLEDKADVYPSKLSGGQKQRVAIARALAMNPAVILFDEPTSALDPEVVGEVLSVMKDLAKEGMTMVVVTHEMGFAKNVSDHVIFMDEGIVQEEGTPEQIFDNPQNERTKQFLSKVL; this is translated from the coding sequence GTGATTAAAGTTAACGATTTACACAAATCATTTGGTAAAAATGAAGTATTAAAAGGTATTAATTTAAATATTGAAAAAGGGGAAGTTGTTGCGATTATCGGCCCATCTGGTAGTGGTAAAAGTACGCTTCTTAGATGTTTGAATTTATTAGAAGAACCTTCCTCAGGACAGATTGTATTTGAAAATAATGAATTAACAAATACTAAAGGTGCAAAGTTGGATCAATTAAGACAAAAAATGGGCATGGTTTTCCAAGGTTTTAATCTTTTTCCACATAAAAAAGTAATCGAAAATATTACACTAACACCTTTAACTTTGAAAAAAGGACAAAAATCCGAATTAGAAGATCAGGCTAAACAATTACTTAAAAAAGTTGGTCTTGAAGATAAAGCAGATGTTTATCCATCTAAATTATCAGGTGGACAAAAACAACGTGTAGCGATTGCCCGTGCGTTAGCAATGAACCCAGCAGTTATTTTATTTGATGAACCAACTTCAGCATTAGACCCCGAAGTTGTTGGTGAAGTGTTAAGTGTTATGAAAGATTTAGCCAAAGAAGGCATGACAATGGTCGTTGTAACGCATGAAATGGGATTTGCTAAAAATGTCAGCGATCATGTAATTTTTATGGATGAAGGTATAGTTCAAGAAGAAGGTACACCTGAACAAATATTTGATAATCCTCAAAACGAAAGAACGAAACAATTTTTATCTAAAGTATTATAA
- the argB gene encoding acetylglutamate kinase, whose translation MKYAVIKIGGSVLSNLSQTIIEDILTLKSQNYMPIIVHGGGPFINKQLTKIGIESKFVDGLRVTDEEVLLQTSSTLIGEVNPQVVFQINQHDSLALGINGIDMNLFDIKPLDSKYGFVAECTSVNKETLANICSNSIPVIAPIGIDRNTGQRYNINADSLAYKIASEMEGDLFLISDIPGVLIKDEVQSHLSINDIHNYIETTEIYGGMIPKVTGAISAIKEGCKSVKIISGSSDHALLKSSHSNKIGTTITL comes from the coding sequence GTGAAGTATGCAGTCATTAAAATTGGTGGTAGTGTATTAAGCAACTTAAGTCAAACGATAATAGAAGATATACTTACTTTAAAAAGTCAAAATTATATGCCAATCATCGTCCATGGTGGCGGCCCGTTTATTAATAAACAACTAACTAAAATTGGTATCGAAAGTAAATTTGTAGATGGCTTACGTGTTACTGATGAAGAAGTGTTACTACAAACTTCAAGTACATTGATCGGTGAAGTCAACCCACAAGTTGTGTTTCAAATTAATCAACATGACTCATTAGCATTAGGTATAAATGGCATCGATATGAATTTATTTGATATAAAACCATTAGATTCTAAATATGGATTTGTAGCAGAATGTACATCCGTTAATAAAGAAACACTGGCTAATATATGTTCGAACAGTATTCCAGTTATCGCACCAATCGGTATCGATAGAAATACTGGTCAAAGATATAATATTAATGCAGATAGCCTTGCATATAAAATAGCGAGTGAAATGGAAGGCGACTTATTCTTAATAAGTGATATTCCAGGAGTACTGATTAAAGATGAAGTACAAAGCCATTTAAGTATCAATGATATTCATAATTATATAGAAACAACTGAAATATATGGCGGTATGATTCCTAAAGTTACTGGCGCAATTTCTGCAATAAAAGAAGGCTGTAAAAGCGTCAAGATTATTTCAGGATCATCAGACCATGCATTATTAAAAAGTTCTCATTCAAATAAAATAGGTACAACAATTACATTATAA
- a CDS encoding ABC transporter substrate-binding protein/permease — protein MKRNVFTKVVIATICLLLTIPYLAPIKSQAAETDQWDKAKERGELRVGLSADYAPYEFEHTKDGEREYAGIDIELAKKIAKDNDIKLKIVNMQFDSLLGALKTGKIDMIISGMAPTPERKKQVDFSDDYMEVNQRMIIQKKDKDKLKTIDDFKGKMVGVQKQTTQEELAKTEMPESQISSLTRVPEVIMSLNSGKVDGMIIEGPVADAYLEKNPNLTYSDVTFSDADKTTAIALPKNSPELMKRVNKSVKEVRDNNLIKNYQDKATEAMFDDGSFFSKYGSYFLHGVGYTILLSFLGVVAGALIGCFLALMKLSNSKIFKSIASVYIEFIRGTPLLVQVFLVYFGTTAVLGLDLSALICGIIALIINCSAYIAEIIRAGINAVDNGQMEAARSLGLNKTQAMTKVILPQAIKNILPALGNEFVTVIKESSIVSVIGVSELMFNAQVVQGASFDPFTPLLVAAILYFILTFTLSRVMYFAERRFSVSD, from the coding sequence TTGAAAAGAAATGTATTTACTAAAGTAGTTATAGCAACAATTTGTTTACTACTTACAATTCCTTATTTAGCCCCCATAAAGTCACAAGCTGCAGAGACTGATCAATGGGATAAAGCTAAAGAACGAGGCGAGTTAAGAGTAGGGTTATCAGCAGATTATGCACCTTATGAGTTTGAGCACACTAAAGATGGTGAACGTGAATATGCTGGGATAGATATAGAACTTGCTAAAAAAATTGCAAAAGACAATGATATTAAACTTAAAATTGTGAATATGCAATTTGATAGTTTACTAGGTGCTTTAAAAACTGGAAAAATCGATATGATTATTTCTGGTATGGCTCCGACTCCTGAGAGAAAGAAACAAGTTGATTTTTCTGATGATTATATGGAAGTTAACCAAAGAATGATTATACAGAAAAAAGATAAAGATAAATTAAAAACGATTGATGATTTTAAAGGAAAAATGGTCGGTGTGCAAAAGCAAACGACTCAAGAAGAATTGGCAAAAACAGAAATGCCAGAATCTCAAATTAGCTCATTAACGAGAGTACCTGAAGTTATTATGTCACTTAATTCTGGAAAAGTAGACGGCATGATTATTGAAGGACCTGTTGCTGATGCATATTTAGAGAAGAATCCTAATTTAACATATTCAGATGTTACATTTTCAGATGCAGACAAGACAACAGCTATTGCATTACCGAAAAATTCACCTGAATTAATGAAGAGGGTTAATAAGAGTGTTAAAGAAGTTCGAGACAATAATTTGATTAAAAATTATCAAGATAAAGCAACTGAAGCGATGTTCGATGATGGTTCTTTCTTCAGTAAATATGGCTCATATTTCTTACACGGTGTAGGGTATACGATTCTATTATCATTCTTAGGTGTAGTAGCAGGAGCATTAATTGGTTGCTTCTTAGCGCTTATGAAATTAAGTAATAGTAAGATATTTAAATCGATTGCTTCAGTTTACATCGAATTTATAAGAGGTACACCATTACTCGTTCAAGTATTCTTAGTTTATTTCGGCACAACAGCAGTACTTGGACTAGATTTATCAGCATTAATTTGTGGTATTATCGCACTCATCATTAACTGTAGTGCATATATTGCAGAAATTATTAGAGCTGGTATTAACGCGGTAGATAATGGCCAAATGGAAGCGGCTAGATCATTAGGATTAAATAAAACGCAGGCTATGACTAAAGTTATCTTGCCACAAGCCATTAAAAATATTTTACCTGCATTAGGTAATGAATTTGTAACAGTTATTAAAGAATCTTCTATAGTTTCTGTTATCGGCGTAAGTGAATTGATGTTTAATGCTCAAGTTGTTCAAGGGGCATCATTTGATCCATTTACACCATTATTAGTAGCAGCAATATTGTACTTTATCTTAACGTTTACGTTATCTAGAGTGATGTACTTTGCTGAAAGGAGGTTTAGTGTAAGTGATTAA
- the argC gene encoding N-acetyl-gamma-glutamyl-phosphate reductase, whose product MLDIGIVGGSGYGAIELMRLLNQHKDVNIKYVFSHSKSGQDIKETYPHLQNNIIEQFTSLDVETVQCDLIFFATPSNVSKNFIPKLIERGIKVIDLSGDFRLKAPTIYEKYYGEKPAPQSVLDEAVYSLPEWSNVDVSSTQIIANPGCFPTAILLSLHPLLESDLINKDTIIIDAKTGVSGAGRTLSQNVHFGEANENFSAYKLGSHKHTPEIEQYLSQVSKSDIKVTFTPHLVPMTRGILATIYVDLKDQTSEAALHQLYKQKYDEKPFVRVRDLGEFPTTKEVLGSNYCDIGIYVDEDRQKAIIVAVIDNLVKGASGQAIQNMNRLFGFNEVEGLNLLPIYP is encoded by the coding sequence GTGTTAGATATAGGTATAGTCGGTGGTAGTGGATACGGAGCAATAGAATTGATGAGGTTATTAAATCAGCATAAAGACGTGAACATCAAATATGTATTCTCACATTCGAAATCTGGTCAAGATATAAAGGAAACATATCCACATTTACAAAATAATATTATTGAACAATTCACAAGTTTAGATGTAGAAACAGTGCAATGTGATTTAATATTTTTTGCGACCCCCTCAAATGTGAGCAAGAATTTTATTCCTAAATTAATAGAACGTGGTATTAAAGTAATCGATTTATCTGGAGACTTTAGGTTGAAAGCCCCCACAATTTATGAAAAATATTACGGAGAAAAGCCAGCTCCTCAGAGTGTATTGGATGAAGCGGTGTATAGCTTGCCTGAGTGGTCAAATGTAGACGTATCATCGACACAAATTATTGCAAACCCGGGTTGTTTCCCAACTGCAATACTTTTATCTTTACACCCTCTTTTAGAAAGTGACTTAATTAATAAAGACACGATTATAATAGACGCTAAAACTGGTGTTTCAGGTGCTGGTAGAACATTAAGTCAAAATGTTCATTTTGGCGAAGCAAATGAAAACTTTTCAGCTTATAAATTAGGTTCCCATAAGCACACACCAGAAATTGAACAGTATTTATCACAAGTCTCGAAATCAGACATAAAAGTGACATTCACACCTCATCTCGTTCCTATGACAAGAGGTATATTGGCTACTATTTATGTAGATTTAAAAGATCAAACAAGTGAAGCAGCATTACATCAATTATATAAACAGAAATATGATGAAAAACCATTTGTTCGTGTAAGAGACCTTGGCGAATTCCCAACAACCAAAGAAGTTCTAGGTAGTAATTACTGCGATATTGGCATTTATGTTGATGAAGATAGACAAAAAGCTATTATCGTTGCAGTTATCGATAATCTCGTTAAAGGTGCAAGTGGTCAAGCAATTCAGAACATGAATAGATTATTTGGATTTAATGAAGTTGAAGGTTTAAATTTATTACCAATATACCCATAG
- a CDS encoding PTS transporter subunit IIC, with protein MDKHFSVKEFFSNILNGIGIGIVIALIPNAILGVLFSYLSQFHPLLEMFNQALLLMQFAMSFIIGIVVAHQFKFQATDAVMIGAAGLIGSGAVKIQNGQFIFVSIGDVVNLIVVLIISCYLMIKLKGKFGSLDMLIMPIIISVVSGFIGMLTLPYVSNVTKGIGKLIEQFSTVNPLMMCILIAITYALLMVTPISVVAIATAVGLNGLSSGAGNMGIVAACVTFLMGSWKVNDKGINIVLIIGATKMMIPVYFKNPIIAVPLIINGLMSGLLTYFVGIKGTPMSTGFGYTGFVGPANALKFMEGSVFLNILILGVAYFIIPFVFAYIVHKVCLIILPKYNQEMFLFKENN; from the coding sequence ATGGATAAACATTTCTCAGTAAAGGAATTTTTCTCTAATATTTTAAATGGTATAGGTATAGGTATTGTAATAGCATTAATACCAAACGCCATACTTGGTGTGTTATTTAGTTATTTATCACAGTTTCATCCGCTATTAGAAATGTTTAACCAAGCATTATTACTCATGCAGTTTGCAATGAGTTTTATAATTGGCATAGTTGTTGCACATCAATTTAAATTCCAAGCTACTGATGCAGTTATGATTGGCGCTGCAGGATTAATAGGTTCAGGCGCTGTGAAAATACAAAATGGTCAATTTATATTTGTAAGTATAGGGGATGTCGTCAATTTAATCGTTGTGTTAATTATCAGTTGTTATTTGATGATTAAATTGAAAGGAAAATTTGGTTCTTTAGATATGTTGATTATGCCAATAATCATTTCAGTTGTCAGTGGATTTATAGGTATGCTGACACTTCCATATGTTAGTAATGTAACTAAAGGTATAGGCAAATTAATAGAACAATTTTCTACAGTGAATCCTTTAATGATGTGTATATTGATCGCGATTACTTATGCATTATTAATGGTAACCCCAATTTCAGTTGTCGCAATTGCTACTGCGGTCGGTTTAAATGGTTTAAGTTCAGGAGCTGGCAATATGGGGATTGTTGCAGCATGTGTGACTTTCTTAATGGGCTCATGGAAAGTAAACGATAAAGGTATCAATATCGTACTTATCATCGGAGCTACTAAAATGATGATTCCAGTATATTTCAAAAATCCTATCATCGCAGTACCATTAATCATAAATGGATTAATGAGTGGATTACTCACTTATTTCGTCGGCATAAAAGGTACGCCAATGTCTACAGGATTTGGTTATACCGGGTTTGTTGGACCAGCAAACGCATTAAAATTTATGGAAGGATCAGTATTCTTAAATATATTAATACTAGGCGTAGCATATTTCATCATACCGTTTGTATTTGCATATATCGTACATAAAGTTTGTTTAATAATACTTCCAAAATACAATCAAGAAATGTTTTTATTTAAAGAAAATAATTAG
- the uxaC gene encoding glucuronate isomerase: MSLIKENFIVQSEKGQALYNIAKDIPIFDFHCHLDPKEIYENKPFNTITEVWLKRDHYKWRLMRTYGIDESYITGDKSDKEKFEAFISLLPKSIMNPMYHWCHLELARYFNINENLNKIDKDQLYNQLNESLQEPEFLPRKLIERSNVQIICTTDDPCDDLKYHQLLREDKSFDVKVLPTFRPDRYIALTKDNVEASINQLEIATETKINHLEEYINALNARIEYFHQNGARSSDQSFAKVLKVDVTKDQAEQYFEQIKQGKHIDEEDLSRLSGYILTEVSKTYKKYNWVVQFHLGPVRNNNTLLFEKVGADAGFDSVGDMLSSSDLNRFLDHLNQNDALSDTIIYPNNANDHLMVQATAGNFTSDKVKVQLGAAWWFNDTKEGMEQHLVEYANVGLLSTFVGMLTDSRSLLSYTRHEYFRRILCKMIGKRVERGEIIDDDEILTEIIKDICFNNAVSLYNIEGVDAI; encoded by the coding sequence ATGAGTTTAATTAAAGAAAATTTTATTGTTCAATCTGAAAAAGGGCAGGCTTTATACAATATAGCTAAAGATATCCCAATTTTTGATTTTCATTGTCATTTAGATCCGAAAGAAATTTATGAGAATAAACCTTTTAATACGATTACTGAAGTTTGGCTAAAACGTGATCATTATAAATGGCGTTTAATGCGCACATATGGAATAGATGAGTCGTATATTACAGGAGATAAATCTGACAAAGAAAAATTCGAAGCATTTATAAGTTTATTGCCTAAAAGTATTATGAATCCGATGTATCACTGGTGTCATTTAGAGTTAGCAAGGTATTTCAACATCAATGAAAATTTAAATAAAATCGATAAAGATCAATTATATAATCAGTTAAATGAAAGTTTGCAAGAACCAGAATTTCTTCCAAGAAAATTAATAGAAAGAAGCAACGTCCAAATTATCTGTACAACGGATGATCCATGTGATGATTTGAAATATCATCAATTACTTCGTGAGGATAAGTCTTTTGATGTTAAAGTGTTACCAACATTTAGACCTGATCGTTATATCGCTTTAACGAAAGATAATGTAGAAGCATCTATTAACCAATTAGAAATTGCTACAGAAACAAAAATAAATCATTTGGAAGAATATATTAATGCGCTCAATGCACGAATTGAATACTTCCATCAAAATGGCGCAAGAAGTTCTGATCAAAGCTTTGCTAAAGTACTTAAAGTGGATGTAACTAAAGACCAAGCTGAACAGTATTTTGAACAAATTAAACAAGGTAAACACATAGATGAGGAAGATTTAAGTAGATTATCTGGATATATTTTAACTGAAGTAAGTAAAACGTATAAAAAATATAATTGGGTTGTACAGTTTCATCTTGGACCAGTGAGAAATAATAATACATTATTGTTTGAAAAAGTTGGGGCAGATGCAGGATTTGATAGTGTAGGTGATATGCTCAGTTCTTCTGACTTAAATAGATTTTTAGATCATTTAAATCAAAATGATGCATTATCAGATACAATTATTTATCCTAATAATGCTAATGATCACTTAATGGTGCAAGCTACAGCTGGTAACTTTACTTCAGATAAAGTTAAAGTGCAGCTTGGTGCTGCATGGTGGTTCAATGATACTAAAGAAGGTATGGAACAACATTTAGTAGAATACGCAAATGTTGGATTATTATCTACTTTCGTTGGTATGTTAACTGATTCAAGAAGTTTATTATCATATACGAGACATGAATATTTTAGAAGAATTTTATGTAAAATGATTGGTAAACGTGTAGAAAGAGGAGAAATCATTGATGATGATGAAATTCTTACTGAAATCATTAAGGATATTTGCTTTAATAACGCCGTATCACTCTATAATATCGAAGGCGTAGATGCTATATAA
- the argJ gene encoding bifunctional glutamate N-acetyltransferase/amino-acid acetyltransferase ArgJ, with protein MLDKTEELIDSEMIVIEEGDVASPKGYIAGGMHVGLRREKKDFGWLYSSVPANCAAVYTQNAFKAAPLKVTEESINVEHKLSAIVINSAIANACTGQRGLDDAKQTQKWISSKLQLPEHQIAIASTGLIGEFLPMQKIEYGVNNIDILNNSHSSDFNEAILTTDKETKHIAVQIKIDDEVITIGGSCKGSGMIHPNMATMLGFMTTDANVDSEDLNGLLKESVDETFNMITVDGDTSTNDMVILLANGESGQTLTQSHPEWEKFAQAVQYVNQFLAQSIARDGEGATKLIKVNVKGAKTKAQNSAIAKTIVGSSLVKTAIHGADPNFGRIVTSIGYADHTVDTNEVDVWLCGHLLVSKGMNVSFDELDLKAKMEQDTIEIEAKVGNSPHTSTAFGCDLSYDYVKINALYRT; from the coding sequence ATGTTAGATAAGACTGAAGAATTAATTGACTCTGAAATGATCGTTATAGAAGAAGGTGATGTCGCATCACCTAAAGGATACATTGCTGGCGGCATGCATGTTGGATTACGTAGAGAAAAGAAAGACTTTGGTTGGTTATATTCATCAGTTCCAGCTAATTGTGCAGCGGTATATACACAAAATGCTTTTAAAGCAGCCCCATTAAAAGTTACTGAAGAAAGTATTAATGTTGAACATAAACTTTCAGCAATTGTTATTAATTCTGCCATCGCAAATGCTTGTACAGGTCAAAGAGGTTTAGATGATGCAAAGCAAACTCAGAAATGGATTTCATCTAAACTACAACTACCTGAACATCAAATCGCAATTGCATCAACAGGTTTGATTGGCGAATTTTTACCTATGCAAAAAATTGAATATGGTGTGAATAATATTGATATTCTCAATAATTCACATTCTTCTGATTTTAATGAAGCTATTTTAACAACTGATAAAGAGACTAAACATATAGCAGTACAAATTAAAATTGATGATGAAGTGATTACGATTGGCGGTTCATGTAAAGGGTCAGGCATGATTCATCCAAATATGGCTACAATGCTTGGCTTTATGACAACAGATGCAAATGTTGACTCTGAAGATTTGAATGGCTTACTAAAAGAATCTGTTGATGAAACGTTTAATATGATTACAGTTGATGGTGATACAAGTACAAATGATATGGTTATACTTTTAGCTAATGGTGAAAGTGGTCAAACATTAACTCAATCACATCCAGAATGGGAAAAGTTCGCTCAAGCTGTCCAATATGTGAATCAATTTTTAGCTCAAAGTATTGCAAGAGATGGTGAAGGGGCGACGAAGTTAATCAAAGTTAATGTCAAAGGTGCTAAGACGAAAGCTCAAAATAGTGCAATTGCTAAAACAATTGTTGGTTCAAGCTTAGTGAAAACAGCGATACACGGTGCTGATCCAAACTTTGGAAGAATCGTAACATCAATTGGTTATGCAGATCATACTGTAGATACTAACGAAGTAGACGTCTGGCTTTGTGGACATTTATTAGTTAGTAAAGGTATGAATGTATCATTTGATGAGTTAGATTTAAAAGCTAAAATGGAGCAAGATACAATTGAAATAGAAGCGAAAGTTGGAAATTCTCCTCATACATCTACTGCTTTCGGATGCGATTTGAGTTATGATTACGTAAAAATTAATGCATTATATAGAACTTAA
- a CDS encoding glycoside hydrolase family 31 protein → MFNLISQDKNIIVISDKQNEHFFTIHILEDYLINIKSSSEKDITLPTWTITPGDTDLPFEGISRYDQSNFSCPQYEISEEQHHIIIKTKLLKLVIDKEDFYCSWYDLSSSDKEIEIMQDRKTGSYHHQISKNHPTCHYLNRDKNEMYFGLGEKSGKVNKHGRRFRMKNIDAMGYNAETTDPLYKHIPYYLTYKSDENIAFGIFYDDYQDSIVDLGQELDNYHGHYRYYETKSDFLDYYVIAGPTIQQVTTRFSHLTGRPTLMPEWSLSYSGSTMQYTDLPNSDERLLSFLDQCNTHNITIRSFHLSSGYTSIHDKRYVFNWNYDKFKDPKSFGKAYTDQNVELVANIKPSLLTDHPLLDEVLAFDGFIKDMNGQPLLVQFWDEKGYYLDFTNKDTIKWWQSKIEQQLLSNHVNCTWNDNNEFEIWDDKAKVNGFGNEANFQDYKAIMPILMMKASREIQQKYHKEQYSYIISRSGAAGMSKYVQTWTGDNYTSWHTLKYNNAMAIGLSLSGVYNFGHDIGGFSGDKPEAELFLRWVQCGSYYPRFSIHSWNDDGSVNEPWMHNEVLSEVKQAMHFHEKLKPYLQSLVVQAHEAYEPIIRPTFYQFESDISTFEDNDEFMLGDHMLIAPILEKAQQERTVYLPKNNKGWIDFHSGEQFEDGQTITVKTTLQHIPTFVVKGATIPVYQDDLKTIENLQF, encoded by the coding sequence ATGTTTAATTTGATTTCACAAGATAAAAATATAATTGTAATCAGTGACAAGCAAAACGAGCATTTCTTTACAATCCACATATTAGAAGATTACTTAATCAATATTAAATCTTCTTCAGAGAAAGATATCACTTTACCAACTTGGACCATTACACCTGGTGATACTGACTTACCTTTTGAAGGAATTTCTAGATATGATCAATCTAACTTTTCATGTCCACAATATGAAATTTCAGAAGAACAGCACCATATTATAATTAAGACAAAGTTATTAAAACTCGTCATTGATAAAGAAGATTTCTATTGTAGTTGGTATGATTTAAGTTCATCTGACAAAGAAATTGAAATCATGCAAGACCGTAAGACAGGCAGTTATCATCATCAAATATCAAAAAATCATCCGACTTGTCATTATTTAAATAGAGATAAAAATGAAATGTATTTTGGACTCGGAGAAAAGAGCGGAAAAGTAAATAAGCATGGCAGACGATTTAGAATGAAGAATATAGATGCTATGGGTTATAATGCTGAAACGACTGATCCACTTTATAAACATATTCCTTATTATCTCACATACAAATCTGACGAAAATATAGCATTTGGTATCTTCTATGATGATTATCAAGACTCCATTGTAGATCTTGGACAAGAATTAGATAATTATCACGGTCACTATAGATATTATGAAACTAAGTCAGATTTTCTTGATTATTACGTCATTGCCGGTCCGACTATTCAACAAGTAACGACGCGTTTTAGTCATTTAACAGGTAGACCAACACTTATGCCTGAATGGAGTTTGTCTTATTCCGGCTCAACAATGCAATATACAGATTTGCCAAATTCAGATGAAAGACTATTATCTTTTCTAGATCAATGTAACACACATAATATTACGATTAGATCTTTCCACCTTTCATCAGGTTATACATCGATTCATGATAAGAGATACGTTTTTAATTGGAATTATGATAAATTTAAAGACCCAAAATCTTTTGGAAAAGCTTATACAGATCAAAATGTAGAATTAGTTGCGAATATTAAACCTAGCCTACTTACAGATCATCCTTTACTAGATGAAGTATTAGCCTTTGATGGATTTATTAAAGATATGAATGGCCAACCGCTTCTTGTACAATTTTGGGATGAAAAAGGATACTACCTAGACTTTACAAATAAAGACACTATTAAATGGTGGCAATCTAAAATAGAACAACAATTATTATCTAATCATGTTAACTGTACATGGAATGATAATAACGAATTCGAAATTTGGGATGATAAGGCTAAAGTAAATGGTTTCGGCAATGAAGCAAATTTCCAAGATTATAAAGCAATCATGCCTATATTAATGATGAAAGCATCAAGAGAGATACAGCAAAAATATCATAAAGAACAATATTCATATATCATAAGTAGATCTGGTGCAGCTGGTATGAGTAAATATGTTCAAACTTGGACAGGTGATAACTATACGAGTTGGCATACATTAAAATATAATAATGCTATGGCAATTGGGTTAAGTCTATCTGGTGTTTATAACTTTGGACATGATATTGGCGGTTTTTCTGGTGATAAACCAGAAGCAGAATTATTTTTAAGATGGGTGCAATGTGGTTCTTATTATCCAAGATTTTCAATCCACTCATGGAATGATGATGGTTCTGTAAATGAACCTTGGATGCATAATGAAGTCTTGTCTGAAGTTAAACAAGCCATGCACTTCCACGAAAAACTTAAACCATATCTTCAGTCATTAGTTGTACAGGCACATGAAGCGTATGAACCAATTATTAGACCAACTTTTTACCAATTTGAAAGTGATATAAGTACTTTTGAAGATAATGATGAATTTATGTTAGGTGACCATATGTTAATTGCCCCTATCTTAGAAAAAGCTCAACAAGAAAGAACAGTCTATTTACCTAAAAACAACAAAGGTTGGATTGATTTTCATAGTGGCGAACAATTTGAAGATGGTCAAACAATAACCGTAAAAACAACTTTACAACATATCCCAACATTTGTAGTAAAAGGCGCAACGATACCAGTTTATCAAGATGATCTAAAAACAATTGAAAATCTACAGTTCTAA